One window from the genome of bacterium encodes:
- a CDS encoding Gfo/Idh/MocA family oxidoreductase, producing the protein MSKLGVGFIGCGGIHNAHAPHLATNDRAYVACVMDVNPEACKAHCEKYGTENWTTDVDELLARDDVNAVVICTPTGLHKDYVLKAAAAGKQIFCEKPMAMNVADCETMDAACKQAGVVLQIGFVRHFCNEWLKLREIIQSGMIGRPVVWRSVSGGSGAPTPWFFDKELGGGPFIDGAVHSYDWARYIFGEATNVVTDIRKLKADTTAWDTGTVIVNFASGDQQLVIWSWGLPGFGGKVKADSAHDVLGPLGSITFPGGNKLQVNLEDGEHEVEYEADGGSEWFRKQMESFLDCCLSGTAPIAGAKEGIEATRIAAAALSVGDKPAIIEL; encoded by the coding sequence ATGTCGAAGCTGGGCGTCGGTTTCATCGGCTGTGGCGGCATTCACAACGCGCACGCGCCGCATCTGGCCACCAATGACCGGGCGTACGTCGCCTGCGTGATGGACGTGAACCCCGAGGCGTGTAAGGCCCACTGTGAGAAGTACGGCACGGAGAACTGGACGACCGATGTGGACGAGCTGCTCGCCCGCGACGACGTGAACGCGGTCGTCATCTGCACTCCCACCGGCCTGCACAAGGACTACGTGCTCAAGGCCGCCGCCGCCGGCAAGCAGATCTTCTGCGAAAAGCCCATGGCGATGAACGTGGCCGACTGCGAGACGATGGACGCGGCCTGCAAGCAGGCCGGCGTCGTGCTGCAGATCGGCTTCGTGCGGCACTTCTGCAACGAGTGGCTGAAGCTGCGGGAGATCATCCAGTCCGGCATGATCGGCCGGCCAGTGGTCTGGCGCTCCGTCAGCGGCGGCTCGGGCGCGCCGACCCCGTGGTTCTTCGACAAGGAGCTGGGCGGCGGCCCGTTCATTGACGGCGCTGTCCACAGCTACGACTGGGCGCGCTACATCTTCGGCGAAGCCACCAATGTCGTCACCGACATCCGCAAGCTGAAGGCCGACACGACCGCGTGGGACACCGGCACGGTCATCGTCAACTTCGCCAGTGGCGATCAGCAGCTCGTCATCTGGTCGTGGGGCCTGCCGGGCTTCGGCGGCAAGGTGAAGGCCGACAGCGCCCATGATGTGCTCGGGCCGCTGGGCTCGATCACCTTCCCGGGCGGCAACAAGCTGCAGGTGAACCTGGAGGACGGCGAGCACGAGGTGGAGTACGAGGCCGACGGCGGCAGCGAGTGGTTCCGCAAGCAGATGGAGAGCTTCCTGGACTGCTGCCTCAGCGGCACGGCGCCCATCGCCGGGGCCAAGGAAGGCATCGAGGCCACGCGCATCGCCGCGGCGGCCCTCAGCGTCGGCGACAAGCCGGCGATCATCGAGCTGTAG
- a CDS encoding ThuA domain-containing protein — METPSMSTPHVVFVAGDHEYGGEMTLPKLAAELERHYGLATTMLKSFPDQNAEEDIPGLEALDSADLAVFYLRWRRLPPEQIAHIEAYLQAGKPVMGFRTTSHGFRYPEGDPQERWNSWAGDTFGAPPGWGVDGHTHYGHQSTTDVTVVPEAASHPILTGVSGTFHVRSWLYHVLPKWPPSDATQLLMGHALAPRIPAPDNPVAWAWQNKYGGRAFFTTLGHPEDFAVEQLQRVCVNAVHWALDLPTPAWQGTFEMAAPYRGMVQ, encoded by the coding sequence GTGGAGACCCCGAGCATGTCTACACCGCATGTCGTGTTTGTCGCCGGCGACCATGAGTATGGGGGCGAGATGACGCTGCCGAAGTTGGCCGCCGAACTGGAGCGCCACTACGGCCTCGCCACCACCATGCTGAAGTCCTTCCCCGACCAGAACGCCGAGGAGGACATCCCCGGCCTCGAAGCGCTGGACAGCGCCGACCTGGCCGTCTTCTACCTGCGCTGGCGGCGGCTGCCTCCCGAGCAGATCGCCCACATCGAGGCGTATCTGCAGGCCGGTAAGCCCGTCATGGGCTTCCGCACCACCTCGCACGGCTTCCGCTATCCCGAGGGCGATCCGCAGGAGCGCTGGAACAGTTGGGCGGGCGACACCTTCGGGGCCCCGCCGGGCTGGGGCGTGGACGGCCACACCCACTACGGGCACCAGTCCACAACCGATGTCACGGTGGTCCCCGAGGCGGCGAGCCACCCGATCCTCACGGGTGTGTCCGGGACTTTCCACGTCCGCTCGTGGCTCTACCACGTGCTGCCCAAGTGGCCGCCGAGCGATGCCACGCAGCTTCTGATGGGCCACGCCCTGGCGCCCCGCATCCCGGCGCCCGACAACCCCGTGGCGTGGGCCTGGCAGAACAAGTACGGGGGCCGCGCCTTCTTCACCACGCTGGGGCACCCGGAGGACTTCGCGGTGGAGCAGCTGCAGCGCGTGTGTGTCAACGCCGTGCACTGGGCGCTGGACTTGCCGACGCCCGCATGGCAGGGGACGTTCGAGATGGCGGCGCCGTACCGGGGAATGGTGCAGTAG